A single genomic interval of Danio aesculapii chromosome 5, fDanAes4.1, whole genome shotgun sequence harbors:
- the zfand5a gene encoding AN1-type zinc finger protein 5a isoform X2, which translates to MAQETNQSPVPILCTTGCGFYGNPRTNGMCSVCYKEHLNRQQSSDRSPMSPLAGSPSAEASALQRLEASINKAETLPALSTDTMRESIPSSSLPVTQQMTEMSISREEKTLSPKAETAEPVITQPTSSYSPIPVAQANDDAKSPDSSKPKKNRCFTCRKRVGLTGFDCRCGNLFCGIHRYSDKHNCTYDYKAEAAAKIRKENPIVVADKIQRI; encoded by the exons ATGGCCCAAGAGACAAACCAGAGCCCCGTGCCTATACTGTGTACCACAGGCTGTGGTTTCTATGGCAACCCTAGGACCAATGGCATGTGCTCGGTGTGCTATAAGGAGCACCTGAACAGACAGCAAAGCAGTGATCGCAGTCCCATGAGCCCCCTGG CTGGCAGTCCCTCAGCAGAGGCCTCCGCTCTACAGAGACTCGAAGCCAGCATAAACAAAGCAGAGACCTTACCTGCACTCAGCACAGATACCATGAGAGA aaGTATTCCTTCAAGCTCCTTACCGGTGACACAGCAAATGACTGAAATGAGTATTTCTAGAGAGGAAAAGACCCTCTCACCTAAAGCAGAGACAGCTGAACCAG TTATAACACAGCCCACCTCCTCCTACTCCCCCATCCCAGTGGCTCAGGCCAATGATGATGCCAAGAGCCCAGACTCCTCCAAACCTAAGAAAAATAGATGCTTTACCTGTCGTAAGAGAGTCGGCCTAACAG GTTTTGACTGTCGATGTGGTAATCTGTTTTGTGGAATTCACCGGTACTCAGACAAGCACAACTGCACGTACGATTACAAGGCGGAAGCCGCCGCCAAGATCCGCAAGGAAAATCCTATAGTGGTGGCCGATAAGATCCAGAGAATATAA
- the zfand5a gene encoding AN1-type zinc finger protein 5a isoform X1 produces MAQETNQSPVPILCTTGCGFYGNPRTNGMCSVCYKEHLNRQQSSDRSPMSPLAAGSPSAEASALQRLEASINKAETLPALSTDTMRESIPSSSLPVTQQMTEMSISREEKTLSPKAETAEPVITQPTSSYSPIPVAQANDDAKSPDSSKPKKNRCFTCRKRVGLTGFDCRCGNLFCGIHRYSDKHNCTYDYKAEAAAKIRKENPIVVADKIQRI; encoded by the exons ATGGCCCAAGAGACAAACCAGAGCCCCGTGCCTATACTGTGTACCACAGGCTGTGGTTTCTATGGCAACCCTAGGACCAATGGCATGTGCTCGGTGTGCTATAAGGAGCACCTGAACAGACAGCAAAGCAGTGATCGCAGTCCCATGAGCCCCCTGG CAGCTGGCAGTCCCTCAGCAGAGGCCTCCGCTCTACAGAGACTCGAAGCCAGCATAAACAAAGCAGAGACCTTACCTGCACTCAGCACAGATACCATGAGAGA aaGTATTCCTTCAAGCTCCTTACCGGTGACACAGCAAATGACTGAAATGAGTATTTCTAGAGAGGAAAAGACCCTCTCACCTAAAGCAGAGACAGCTGAACCAG TTATAACACAGCCCACCTCCTCCTACTCCCCCATCCCAGTGGCTCAGGCCAATGATGATGCCAAGAGCCCAGACTCCTCCAAACCTAAGAAAAATAGATGCTTTACCTGTCGTAAGAGAGTCGGCCTAACAG GTTTTGACTGTCGATGTGGTAATCTGTTTTGTGGAATTCACCGGTACTCAGACAAGCACAACTGCACGTACGATTACAAGGCGGAAGCCGCCGCCAAGATCCGCAAGGAAAATCCTATAGTGGTGGCCGATAAGATCCAGAGAATATAA